Part of the Brassica oleracea var. oleracea cultivar TO1000 chromosome C8, BOL, whole genome shotgun sequence genome is shown below.
CTTCATGAGGCTTATGAACGAGGTTCTAAGGCCCTACATTGGTAAATTTGTGGTTGTCTATTTTGATGACATATTGATTTACAGTCAGTGCTTATCCGATCACATTAGTCATGTAGAACAGGTTCTGAAGGCGCTCAGGCAGGAAGGACTCTTTGCCAATCTCAAGAAGTGTGTCTTTTGCACTGACCAGTTAATATTTTTAGGCTTTGTTGTGAGCTCACAGGGTTTGAAGGTCGATGAGGAGAAGATCAAGGCCATCCAAGACTGGCCCACGCCGACCACTATTGGGCATGTCCGAAGCTTCCATGGCCTAGCCAGCTTCTATAGGTGGTTTGTCAAGGACTTCAGCACCATTGCTGCTCCCATGACCTCAGTGATCAAGAAGAATGTATCCTTTGTTTGGGGCCCTGCCCAAGAGGAGTCTTTCAACAAGCTTAAATATAGTTTAACTCATGCACCCGTTCTTACACTTCCTGATTTTAATAAAACTTTTGAGATTGAGTGTGATGCATCAGGTACAGGCATTGGAGCTGTTCTTACTCAAGGAGGCCGACCAGTGGCATTCTTTAGTGAGAAATTGAGTGGAGCTGCCCTCAACTACCCAACCTATGACAAAGAGCTATACGCTCTAGTAAGGTCCCTTGAAACTTGGCAGCATTACCTTTTGTCTAAGGAATTTGTTATTCATACAGATCATGAGACACTTAAGCACTTGAGGGGACTGGCCACGCTCAAGAAGAGGCACGCCAGATGGCTCGAGTTCGTGGAGAATTTTCCCTATGTGATTAAGTACAAGAAGGGCAAAGACAATGTGGTGGCCGATGCACTGTCCCGGAGACACACTCTCATTGTGACTATGGAGGCCAAGATCATGGGTTTCGAACATATTAAAGAATCTTATGCCACTGATCTTGATTTTAATGANNNNNNNNNNNNNNNNNNNNNNNNNNNNNNNNNNNNNNNNNNNNNNNNNNNNNNNNNNNNNNNNNNNNNNNNNNNNNNNNNNNNNNNNNNNNNNNNNNNNNNNNNNNNNNNNNNNNNNNNNNNNNNNNNNNNNNNNNNNNNNNNNNNNNNNNNNNNNNNNNNNNNNNNNNNNNNNNNNNNNNNNNNNNNNNNNNNNNNNNNNNNNNNNNNNNNNNNNNNNNNNNNNNNNNNNNNNNNNNNNNNNNNNNNNNNNNNNNNNNNNNNNNNNNNNNNNNNNNNNNNNNNNNNNNNNNNNNNNNNNNNNNNNNNNNNNNNNNNNNNNNNNNNNNNNNNNNNNNNNNNNNNNNNNNNNNNNNNNNNNNNNNNNNNNNNNNNNNNNNNNNNNNNNNNNNNNNNNNNNNNNNNNNNNNNNNNNNNNNNNNNNNNNNNNNNNNNNNNNNNNNNNNNNNNNNNNNNNNNNNNNNNNNNNNNNNNNNNNNNNNNNNNNNNNNNNNNNNNNNNNNNNNNNNNNNNNNNNNNNNNNNNNNNNNNNNNNNNNNNNNNNNNNNNNNNNNNNNNNNNNNNNNNNNNNNNNNNNNNNNNNNNNNNNNNNNNNNNNNNNNNNNNNNNNNNNNNNNNNNNNNNNNNNNNNNNNNNNNNNNNNNACATCCAGCAAGCCAAATCCCATATCTATCCACCTCCATCCACTGTTCTTGTTGAGAGAGACACACGTCCAGCAACAAGGATCCATCCCCCATATCTCTATCCTTCTCTTACTTCGTTCATTCTTGCATAATATAGTTCTAGAGTTCCATTCAATTTAAAAACCCATAAAAAGTCATATTTGCTTCTGTTCTTAGTTCATCATTTAGTTTTCTTTCAGTTCATCATTTTAAATCCATAAAAAAACTCATAAAAATAATACTCATCTGTTTCAGGAACCAGATCGGCCATTCCCCTCTCCATCGCATCCGCCTAGCCGTCCATAGCCGTCTGTCCGATCTGTCCAGTCCGAGTTCTTGAACCTCTGGTCGATCNNNNNNNNNNNNNNNNNNNNNNNNNNNNNNNNNNNNNNNNNNNNNNNNNNNNNNNNNNNNNNNNNNNNNNNNNNNNNNNNNNNNNNNNNNNNNNNNNNNNNNNNNNNNNNNNNNNNNNNNNNNNNNNNNNNNNNNNNNNNNNNNNNNNNNNNNNNNNNNNNNNNNNNNNNNNNNNNNNNNNNNNNNNNNNNNNNNNNNNNNNNNNNNNNNNNNNNNNNNNNNNNNNNNNNNNNNNNNNNNNNNNNNNNNNNNNNNNNNNNNNNNNNNNNNNNNNNNNNNNNNNNNNNNNNNNNNNNNNNNNNNNNNNNNNNNNNNNNNNNNNNNNNNNNNNNNNNNNNNNNNNNNNNNNNNNNNNNNNNNNNNNNNNNNNNNNNNNNNNNNNNNNNNNNNNNNNNNNNNNNNNNNNNNNNNNNNNNNNNNNNNNNNNNNNNNNNNNNNNNNNNNNNNNNNNNNNNNNNNNNNNNNNNNNNNNNNNNNNNNNNNNNNNNNNNNNNNNNNNNNNNNNNNNNNNNNNNNNNNNNNNNNNNNNNNNNNNNNNNNNNNNNNNNNNNNNNNNNNNNNNNNNNNNNNNNNNNNNNNNNNNNNNNNNNNNNNNNNNNNNNNNNNNNNNNNNNNNNNNNNNNNNNNNNNNNNNNNNNNNNNNNNNNNNNNNNNNNNNNNNNNNNNNNNNNNNNNNNNNNNNNNNNNNNNNNNNNNNNNNNNNNNNNNNNNNNNNNNNNNNNNNNNNNNNNNNNNNNNNNNNNNNNNNNNNNNNNNNNNNNNNNNNNNNNNNNNNNNNNNNNNNNNNNNNNNNNNNNNNNNNNNNNNNNNNNNNNNNNNNNNNNNNNNNNNNNNNNNNNNNNNNNNNNNNNNNNNNNNNNNNNNNNNNNNNNNNNNNNNNNNNNNNNNNNNNNNNNNNNNNNNNNNNNNNNNNNNNNNNNNNNNNNNNNNNNNNNNNNNNNNNNNNNNNNNNNNNNNNNNNNNNNNNNNNNNNNNNNNNNNNNNNNNNNNNNNNNNNNNNNNNNNNNNNNNNNNNNNNNNNNNNNNNNNNNNNNNNNNNNNNNNNNNNNNNNNNNNNNNNNNNNNNNNNNNNNNNNNNNNNNNNNNNNNNNNNNNNNNNNNNNNNNNNNNNNTAATCATTTGTATTTTGTCATAACAAAATTTTTAAACCATGGATCATAAAATTTGAATGTGAGACTTTTAACAGTTTTAGTAATTTATAGCCGTTTGTAAAAATTCAAAATATAACATATACATAAAAATCTAAATTTTTATTATATGGTTATTGTGGTTGTTTAATTTATTTAATAGTTTAAAATTAAACAAATATAATAGAAGATACACTATTTTTTTTATCAAATCTTTATTATTCAAAATCATTAATTGTCATATATACTTTAGCCACATTAGGCAATTCCGTAAATTTTATTTAAGGAAATAATAAAGTACATTAATGATGCATTTATTGTTAGTTTAATAAAAAGCTTATTATATAATTAGATGGATTAACATTTATCTCTAATGATTTTAAGAAGAGAAAATGACTAGGATAGCACTAAATTTTTTTTTGTCACAAATATAGCCTATAAGAATAAAAATGATCAAAATAATACTTAATGTTTTATCAAAAGAGATAAATATATACTTATACCCCAATGGTAAATTAATTTAGTTAAGAGGTAGGGTTTAGGATTTAGGGTTTAGGGTTTAGAGTTTAGGGGTGGGGTTTAGGGTTTAGAGTTAAGGGATGGAGTTTAGGATTTAGAGTTTAGGGTTTAGGGTTTAGGGTTTAGAGTTGGGGAGGGGGGTTTTGGGATAAGATTTCAAATTTTGAAAAATAAAAAAAATTAAATTTTTCAAAAGAGAAAATGCTATTTTGGTCATTTTAGTTTTTGAGTGCTATTTTTGTGACATAAACTTAGAAATATGCTATTTTGGAGATTTGCCCTTTTAAGAATCATCCTAGTGATGACATGTGGGTACAAAAAAAAGTTGTAATGCTTTTCAAATAATATATAGGGGATGTGTGAGTTAATAGCTATCATTAGTAAACAAATTTTTAGTAAATTGTGAAGTCATAGGCATTCAGATTTCTATTCATAGTCTCTGTTACCGGTTTGGTGGTTTAGTTCCTGTGGAAAGGTTAAACTTTAAACTATAGATTGTAGGAGAAAAACATCCATGCAATTTATATGATTTTGTTTGCAGCCAAGGATTTGGACCGGCATTATCTGCTCTCAGGTGATACCGATGGAATCATCATCATTTGGGAACTTTCTACTGTCTGTCAATAACAATGTAAAAACACCTTCACTCTCATTCTGAGCTGCGTTTCTCAACAGTTTATGTATTATATCTGAGATTATTACTATGTGTCCGGTTTGGTTTAAACAAGAGTGGAGACATGTACGACAACTACCACAGTCTCACAAGAAAGGTGTAACTTGCATCACTGCTTATATGGTTTCTGAAACCGATGCTGTGCTTCTTCAGATGGAGTTGTGAACCTCTGGGAAGTTTCTTTTCCGTCTCAGTCTAGTGGTAAACACTTGGTTCTAACTTCAAACTCCCTCAACCTGCTGTTGATTGATTAGACTCGTCGTCCTCTTGTTCTTTTGCTGCAGACGAGTGTAAGGTTCTGTGTCTGGACACTCTCTCTGTTGACTCAAAAGCAATAGTGACGCTTTCGTTAGCTGAGTTGCCACTGAGTCCTGGACGATTTGTCCTCGCCATGGGCGGATTGGACAACAAAATAAAACTTTACTTCTGTTTGTGAGCTTAAAGGCCACACGGACTGGATCCGGAGTTTGGACTTCTCATTACCGTTACACTCAACAGAAGAAGCCACCAGTAGTATCATGCTTGTGAGTTCTTCACAGGACAAAGTCATTCGGATTTGGAAGCTTGTGTTACTCGGTGATGTTGGCTCATGGCAAAGAGAGATCACTCTAGCTTCTTACATTGAAGGTCCAGTTTTCGTCTCAGGGACGTTTACTTATCAGATCTCAGTCGAGTCTGTTCTCATTGGACATGAAGATTGGGTGTACTCCGTGGAGTGGCAACCTCCGGTCACTGGCCACCAGCCGCTGAGCATTCTATCTGCTTCAATGGACAAAGTGAACCTCTGGAAGAGAAGATCAGCTTGCGTTTCATACTTTATGGCCGGAATCTCATAAATTCTATGCTCATGGTAATGAACTCTTTTCTCTCTGCTGTGACCACAACGGAACCCTTGTTGCTTCATCCTGTAAGGTAAGCTCCCCCAGATATGTTTGCACTTGTTCCATCTCCTCTGTTCAATATTGACCTAGCAAGAACCGCAAACTTGTTCAGGCTCAGTCTGCAGCCATGGCGGAGATATGGCTATGGGAAGTTGGGACATGGAAAGCTGTTGGTCGTTTGCAATCTCACAGCTTGACAGTGACACACTTGGAGTTCTCGTACAACGACACTCTGCTCTTGTCTGTCTCCAGAGATAGTCACTTCTCAGTGTTCTCTATCCAAAGAACAGGTAAAACCTCGGTTTAGTCTTGAGTGTCACTATAGTCATCTAAGTCTATATATTTTCTTCGTCATCTCTATTCAGACAATGGCGAGGTTAGTCACAAAGTCATGGCAAAGGTTGAAGCACACAAGAGGATCATCTGGGCATGTTCATGGAACCCAGTTTGCAACTTCATCAAGAGACAAGACTGTGAAGATCTGGTCCGTTGAGAAAGACGCACGCATCAAACAGGTTCTTGCCTTGCCTCAGTTTGGGAGCAGTGTTACTGCCGTGGCTTGGACGGTATTAGACCACAAGAATAAGAGCGGCTGCATAGCCGTTGGGATGGAGAGGGGACTGATAGAGCTGTGGAACATAAAGATTAAAGAAACAAAGGAAGAAGGTACAACAGAAACTGCAGCTCTTGCTCTGAGGCTGGAACCGTTCATGTGTCATGTCTCAGCTGTGAACCGGTTAGCATGGAGACCAACATTACCAAAACTCTCATTCTCTAAGCATCACTGTACTGTTTATGCAAATAGCTATGTAGAAATATTCTACCACATCAATTTTTCTTCATTGCATTAAAGTTTAAAACAGCTCTAGTCAGGTCCAGTTTTGTGCCAAGAATGAACAAATGCTCAAGCAAGTGACTAAATCATTGATGAGGTTGGCCTCTTTATCAATTGCTTCACCATTGATTATATGTATATACAAATGTAGATGGTTTGATTTTTAACCTTGAAACAAACAGGAATCAAACAACATCTTATGGTTATAACAGGAAGCCAGGAGAAGCATAAAAATACCCATGGACAAAAAGTTTTGAATAGTTCAGCTGATAGCCAAAAAAAGTTTGTGAAACGGAGAATCCATCTTGAGAACTGGGGTGGGTAGGCGATTGATCATATAAGTGGCAGTTTCAGATGCTGATAGATATCAAAGAGCTTACTTCCAGAAGAAGAAAAGTCAAGAAGCAGAGGCTGACGTGGCTGGAGCCTGGAATCGATTTACAAGATTTTAAAGAGCGAAGTTGGAACTTCTGAATCAACTAGAGGCTTTGCCGTTATTGGAGAGAGTTGTGAATGAGCTGAAGTTCGAAGTTAAATAAGGAGTCTGTAATTCATTTGTATTTTCTTATGCTTGATGTTGTTTGTTAGAGACGTTATGAGTCTTTACTCCACAGTCGTGATGAGACTGGTGATTTGATCTGAATTTGTCATGAGAGCTTAGATCGATTCACACTCAAGCTGTAATACATTTGTTCATTGATAATCGAAGGAGTTTACATTGTTCTCGGGTTATAGCTATCCAAAATCTATCAGATGCATACACTACGACCACAATATGTTTTAGATGTTTTACGCATCGTGGTGTGAGTAAGCAATATCATACCGATTTCAACACCATGCCGATGTTTTCTTCTGGAGATGCTATTATTATAATTTGGTTGGTCGATGATTATAATTTTTATTATTTTAATAAAATAATTAATGTTGTCAAAACACCCAAACAATATTACAAATAACTATTTATGAAAACTAAATGAAAAAGTTTATAGAAAGAGTATATAATATTTCATCGGTTTCTTTTTATCAATTATGTATTTATAAACTATATAAATCATTTTACTATAGTTTTTATAGAAATCAATATAGTGGGTTTATATTCTTATGTAAATACATTTTAATATAGATTATATAGGTCGAATAATTAAAATTGTAAATAATATATTATATTCATTTATATAAATTATAACAATTTTATCTATTAAAATATAAATCATGACTTCTTTCATGTGTGATATTTTTATTTAGACTATCATGCAGAAATTTTATGAAATGTATTTCTTTAATGCTAATAATATATAATCCTTTTTAACTACTTAAATCATAATATGTTTTGATCTCTTTATTATTATTATTTTATAAATATATATATATATATATATATATATATATATATATATATATATTAAAATTCTAACAAATCTATTGAAAAAGATAATTAACAATATTTTAATTGTCAAAAATTGTATATAAATATTTTCACTAATTTCGTAATTAGTAATGAAATTAATGTTATTATACAATAATATATATATATATATATTCCGTTATCCTTCTTGAATGAAAAAAATATTCTATTTTATCTATTTTATAATAATATATATCATTTTAAAAGAAGCCCATTGTATTTAAATAAATATGATAAAATTATTTTACATTGATAAGTTAATATATTTTATTTTCATAAATATTAAAATTTTTTGCTATAAATATAATATGTTGGTAGAACGGGTTAACATTAGTAAACTATATAATTCATGTATAAAATTAATTTATCTTAAAATTTTTATATATATATAATAATTTATTATCTTAAATGAATAAACATAAAAAACTGATATAGAAAATCTAGAAATTTGAATTACAGGTCAAGATAATAAATTAAATACAAAATAATTTTCAGAGATATATAATAAGAGGTATCATATATATGTGATGATGTGAAATAATTAATTAATTTACAGCATGAAAATTATAAAATATTCTATTTGAAATAATTATATAAACATTTAAATATATAAGTAAACTTAAGAATATATACTAATTATGTAAAACAAGTATTTATATATACAAATATGAAAATAAATATCCGCACAAGTGTGCGTATCCAAATCTAGTTGAACATTAAAATGATGTGGCATACATGAAATTGTTGTTGTGTATCAATATCATAAAAAAACAGAGAAAAGATTAATATAATTTTTTTGGTTAACATATATTTTTTTTTTCATGAGTTGTTTATGTTGATGACAACAATTTTTTATGGTCAACGTAGACTTTTTTTTCTGGTCAATATAGACTTTTTTTGTCAACAAAGATTTCTTTCTTTTTTTTAGTCAACACAGATTTTTTTATGGTCAACATTGACTTATTTCTTAATTATTTGGTCAACGTAGATTTCTTTTTTCTTTATGTTTATTTCGAGTGAAATATGGTTTCCTCTTAAGGTGGTACATACTTATTTTGTTTTCCATTATACTGCTGACATTATACTCTTCACCACAACATGACATAAGCCTTGTACACATTATACATAAAATAGAGAAAAGATTAATACAGTTTTTTTTAATAGATTTCTTTATTCTTTTTTTTGGTCAACGCATACTTTTTGGGTCAACATAGACTTTTTTTTTGTCAACATAAATTTCTTTTTTTTTGGTCTAACATAGATTTATTTCTTAATTTTGTTCACCATAGATTTCTCTTTTCTTTGTCTTTATTTGGAGTGAAATATGATTTCTTCTTAAGGTGGTATATACATATTTTATTTTTCATTATACTGCTGAAAATCAAAAATATATAATATTATCCAGTTTATTTGTTTCCTCAAAACCCACCAGCAGACACTAATTTATAAAATATAGCTTAATTTTTATATTTATTTGGAAAAACGATATTGTGATGAAATATAATATATTAGTTATATACATTAATAGCAAAGAAAAAATAAGTTGTTTTTTCAAAAAAAAAAAGTTGTTCCTCTAAAGATAATTAAGCAAGTAATGTAAACTATGACATCATCGCCAACTTCCATTTTCTTCGCATATAATTAACAACTATATACATGTCCGGCCCAAAACATATTTAGGCCATGTGCACAACTAAATTTTGTTAAGATCTTTTCTTATACAAATAAAAAATTTAGGGTCTAAAATCAAAACTCCAAAATATTAAAACCTTAAAATATAAAGAAAATTTACAACAAAAGGTGGGACTTTGTGCAAAAAGCATAATCCGCACATGTCCAGAGCCGGCACTGGCTATATATAAAACTACTCTTCACCACATAACAACATAAACCTTGTACACATTATACAACAAATCTAAAATGGTGTCACTATGGTCTGTGTTCGTGGCTCTAACCATTATTTCC
Proteins encoded:
- the LOC106307900 gene encoding LOW QUALITY PROTEIN: elongator complex protein 2 (The sequence of the model RefSeq protein was modified relative to this genomic sequence to represent the inferred CDS: inserted 5 bases in 3 codons; deleted 1 base in 1 codon; substituted 2 bases at 2 genomic stop codons), with amino-acid sequence MESPALQFLARFAAAGEILLVKVSETEKQLRNLQSKRDVGKDRSGSNDRSETGCNREVNNNSWGASGLVSFGAQNAVAIFCPKTAQILTTLPGHKASVNCTHWLPSSKFAFKAKDLDRHYLLSGDTDGIIIIWELSTVCQXQXWRHVRQLPQSHKKGVTCITAYMVSETDAXASSDGVVNLWEVSFPSQSSDECKVLCLDTLSVDSKAIVTLSLAELPLSPGRFVLAMGGLDNKIKXFTSVCELKGHTDWIRSLDFSLPLHSTEEATSSIMLVSSSQDKVIRIWKLVLLGDVGSWQREITLASYIEGPVFVSGTFTYQISVESVLIGHEDWVYSVEWQPPVTGHQPLSILSASMDKVNSGREDQLAFHTLWPESHKFYAHGNELFSLCCDHNGTLVASSCKAQSAAMAEIWLWEVGTWKAVGRLQSHSLTVTHLEFSYNDTLLLSVSRDSHFSVFSIQRTDNGEVSHKVMAKVEAHKRIIWACSWNPXFATSSRDKTVKIWSVEKDARIKQVLALPQFGSSVTAVAWTVLDHKNKSGCIAVGMERGLIELWNIKIKETKEEGTTETAALALRLEPFMCHVSAVNRLAWRPTLPKLSFSKHHCTVYANSYVEIFYHINFSSLH